Proteins found in one Quercus robur chromosome 2, dhQueRobu3.1, whole genome shotgun sequence genomic segment:
- the LOC126714617 gene encoding putative fasciclin-like arabinogalactan protein 20, translated as MELKELHMLTLLLFSLTLLSLSSSSSSTLTYSGTFSNAAKTLLDSDSDYLSMALTLELVSNTLNLDSPTATIFAPSDPAFVHSGQLPLLLVQYHILPIRLSAEAMKALPSGTSIPTLLPNCSLIVTASHSDGKVLINNVMIDVKAVYDDGSVIIYGIDEFLNSSFQIAPDLPIPGPTIPTERNSSSEVESFGLVSDILRSRGYSIMAAFLDAQLAGPKDQTSLTIFAPVDVAIQEHARNVSDYMLIFRQHVVPRLLSWLDLIKLEDGTVLPTFLKGFEINVTVSSDVPEFNGVPVIFQNLYQSRGLVVHGLNHLLTLSANQVSLGDSSSDGKVDQNPLDHGDYH; from the coding sequence ATGGAGCTCAAAGAATTACACATGCTGACCTtacttctcttctctctcaccctcctttctctctcctcttcctcctcctccactCTCACGTATTCTGGAACCTTTTCTAATGCTGCCAAGACCCTTTTGGACTCAGACTCAGACTATCTCTCAATGGCACTAACTCTTGAACTTGTCTCCAATACCCTGAATCTTGATTCACCAACTGCCACCATATTTGCTCCTTCAGACCCTGCCTTTGTCCACTCAGGCCAACTGCCTCTTCTTTTAGTTCAATACCACATCTTGCCAATAAGACTCTCTGCAGAAGCCATGAAGGCTCTTCCTTCTGGCACAAGCATACCAACCCTGTTGCCTAATTGCTCGCTCATTGTTACTGCCTCACATTCTGATGGAAAAGTATTGATTAACAACGTTATGATTGATGTAAAGGCCGTGTACGATGATGGGTCAGTGATTATATATGGAATTGACGAGTTCTTGAATTCATCTTTCCAGATTGCTCCTGATTTGCCAATTCCTGGTCCAACCATACCAACTGAACGTAACAGTTCATCTGAAGTTGAATCTTTTGGTTTGGTTTCGGATATACTAAGGTCCAGAGGTTATTCTATAATGGCTGCATTCCTTGATGCACAACTGGCAGGGCCTAAGGATCAGACAAGTTTAACAATCTTTGCACCGGTTGATGTAGCAATTCAAGAACACGCAAGGAATGTTAGCGATTACATGTTAATTTTTCGGCAGCATGTTGTTCCAAGATTGCTGTCATGGCTGGATTTAATCAAGCTTGAAGATGGAACTGTGTTGCCAACTTTCCTGAAAGGGTTTGAGATCAATGTGACTGTTTCTAGTGATGTTCCTGAGTTTAACGGTGTTCCAGTGATCTTTCAAAATTTGTATCAAAGTCGTGGGCTTGTGGTGCATGGCCTCAATCATTTGCTTACTTTATCAGCAAATCAAGTGTCGCTTGGAGATTCTTCCTCGGATGGAAAAGTTGATCAAAATCCACTCGATCATGGTGATTATCACTGA
- the LOC126714616 gene encoding uncharacterized protein LOC126714616 isoform X2, which produces MGLLKFLQLFACILVMVVAVLNSAESTVVIRFRSAPPPQSRLPTAIFRYSVERLDGSNACKNNACSIYCEIDGQFLRPCLADNLVLKNLTVNREHKFLLNVTTRDGETNSSAYSWFIDTIPPTATIHSEQNYTNAEKIYIDVTFSEACTGQGGFKCVNSSNCDVIINGPAQVHAPSLRIMEHGIKYRLNIIFSLRSMYGRIVITMADNFCTDQAGNHFTRSNGSTIIIHFDRRPVLVDLWTSVPSYELVINGVPRTVLATNKMEDITIFLDFSIPIINSTEQILNALHVNSGSLIPIHGKIHGNRRFVFELKKISRTEIISVELQAGSIIGRTGTPVSSVASITFLYDSTDPGVVLSTSSPNITKESNINVIVEFMKPVFGFEASMVKVIGGTITRFKELSRALYSLTVLAEAQNMLSVNIPAGKVNDIAGNPNLASNQLEVKKYSTPPISIALHSFVTAGTVATALAAAIISLSTANLGAIGAVGSGSTTIFSPDPSMNLHGMIGHLQVFVLSDWLLVNQSIEYSETMKGLQWLIPHQKLPWNRNSPSIWLNHVNLAGKKLARNLSVLATGWSSHKITNQKIDLNLTDSFYMHHEQPFPIEIDPMSVWLHGQHNISMKDTPYGLPLNSSEYFTYFLRGEPISASNIVKRMKNYKGWQDMEMNLFWLGVGGGSLLTIHVLKLIFLRWRTGIPGHGILSVPRFELFLLILMLPCISQSSAFIIRGGTTRGIIIGALLLAIPAAFILSVCLFLVFAIFSGSFFQYKEVKHRDIEEPWCTKLWFFFTGRPTTGRWFYREGLSSSFLLHLGILFESWKGPPLFVFVNQNDPNTILRWTESGNRGIGRMRAISSDDSNEETKSSLSERLLGCAKSSYIILDLLRRVSLGIISGAYSSRKSSQSLFALTITLVQFMYLFTLKPYISSGVQVVESVSLLCEVGIFGLCVSIKSSNPVEAKKLGFVMLSLLFFTFVVQIINEWYGMIKSILRLSQPHKNSFKLGLKFVAKGLVLPFLPRQHWSKVIAATSQPTTGLTPVIPISPETEFERRDTRTPSVHSVTSMTAMVVPVLSPGLSSPNVMQMEGPATSETTITGQRSGERKKLKEIKYESKSEMKKLRELAKASFSGDYRGGEASTSYAKAAIQHR; this is translated from the exons ATGGGGCTGCTGAAGTTTCTTCAACTGTTTGCCTGCATTTTAGTTATGGTGGTTGCAGTATTAAACTCAGCTGAGTCAACAGTTGTCATTCGTTTTAGAAGTGCACCCCCACCTCAGTCAAGGTTACCTACTGCCATTTTTAGGTACTCAGTTGAGAGGCTGGATGGTTCCAATGCATGTAAAAACAATGCTTGTTCCATTTACTGTGAG ATTGATGGACAATTTCTGAGACCTTGTCTGGCTGATAATTTAGTATTGAAAAACTTAACTGTAAACCGTGAACACAAATTTCTTCTCAATGTCACAACCCGGGATGGAGAGACAAACTCATCAGCTTATTCATGGTTCATCG ATACAATACCACCAACTGCAACAATTCATAGCGAACAGAATTATACCAATGCTGAAAAGATATACATTGATGTTACATTTAGTGAAGCTTGCACTGGACAGGGTGGCTTCAAGTGTGTGAACTCATCTAACTGTGAT GTCATAATAAATGGTCCTGCCCAAGTACACGCGCCTTCACTACGCATTATGGAACATGGAATCAAGTACAGACTCAATATTATTTTCTCCTTAAGGAGTATGTATGGGCGCATTGTGATCACAATGGCGGATAATTTTTGTACTGATCAGGCAGGAAACCATTTCACACGATCAAATGGTTCTACTATAATCATTCACTTTG ATAGAAGACCAGTGCTGGTGGATTTATGGACATCTGTTCCATCTTATGAGTTGGTGATTAATGGGGTTCCAAGAACTGTGCTTGCCACTAACAAAATGGAGGACATTACAATTTTCCTTGATTTCAGTATTCCCATTATAAATTCAACAGAACAGATTCTAAATGCATTACATGTGAACTCTGGTAGCTTGATACCTATTCATGGTAAAATTCATGGGAACCGTCGATTTGTTTTTGAA ctcAAGAAAATATCAAGAACTGAAATTATCTCAGTTGAACTACAAGCCGGTTCAATAATTGGTAGGACAGGCACTCCTGTCTCATCTGTTGCCTCAATTACATTCCTTTATG ATTCCACAGACCCTGGTGTAGTGTTAAGTACAAGCTCACCAAACATAACAAAGGAGTCCAACATCAATGTGATAGTTGAGTTTATGAAGCCAGTTTTTGGCTTTGAGGCCTCTATGGTAAAAGTGATCGGGGGCACAATAACAAG GTTTAAGGAGCTTTCAAGAGCTCTATACTCATTGACTGTCCTAGCAGAAGCTCAGAACATGTTGTCAGTTAACATTCCTGCAGGGAAAGTAAATGATATTGCAGGAAATCCAAATTTGGCATCAAACCAACTTgaagtgaaaaaat ACTCAACTCCTCCAATATCCATTGCACTACACTCATTTGTGACTGCGGGAACAGTAGCAACAGCACTAGCAGCTGCCATTATTTCACTTTCCACTGCAAATCTAGGAGCAATAGGTGCTGTTGGTTCTGGGAGTACTACTATTTTCTCTCCAGATCCATCAATGAATTTACAT GGAATGATTGGACATCTACAGGTGTTTGTCCTTTCAGACTGGCTCTTAGTTAACCAATCAATTGAATATTCAGAAACAATGAAAGGTCTTCAGTGGCTCATACCTCATCAAAAACTTCCATGGAATAGGAATAGCCCTTCAATCTGGCTGAACCATGTCAATTTGGCTGGAAAGAAGCTTGCACGGAATTTGAGTGTCTTGGCTACAGGATGGTCTTCTCACAAAATAACAAACCAGAAAATTGACTTAAATTTAACCGACTCCTTTTATATGCATCATGAACAACCATTCCCAATTGAAATTGACCCCATGTCCGTCTGGCTCCATGGACAGCACAACATAAGCATGAAAGATACTCCTTATGGGCTACCTCTCAATTCCAGTGAATATTTCACCTATTTCTTG AGAGGAGAACCAATTTCTGCTAGCAACATTGTCAAGAGAATGAAGAATTATAAAGG GTGGCAAGATATGGAAATGAACTTATTCTGGCTTGGTGTGGGAGGAGGTAGTTTACTTACTATTCATGTTCTGAAATTAATTTTCCTAAGATGGAGGACAGGAATACCAGGTCATGGGATACTTTCAGTACCCAGGTTTGAGCTCTTTCTTCTAATTCTGATGCTACCTTGTATCTCTCAGTCTTCAGCATTTATCATAAGAG GTGGTACAACGAGGGGGATCATCATTGGGGCTTTGTTGCTAGCTATCCCTGCAGCCTTTATTTTATCAGTGTGCCTTTTTCTCGTATTCGCAATCTTTTCTGGCAGTTTTTTTCAGTACAAGGAAGTCAAGCATAGAGATATAGAAGAACCTTGGTGTACAAAGCTGTGGTTCTTCTTTACAGGTAGACCTACAACTGGAAGGTGGTTTTATAGGGAAGGGCTGTCTTCATCTTTCCTCCTGCACCTTGGAATTCTCTTTGAGAGTTGGAAGGGTCCTCCATTGTTTGTCTTTGTTAATCAGAATGACCCAAACACCATACTCAGGTGGACTGAGAGTGGCAACAGAGGGATTGGAAGAATGCGAGCTATCAGCTCAGACGACAGCAATGAAGAAACTAAAAGTTCCCTATCAGAGAGGCTCTTAGGTTGTGCTAAATCCTCCTATATTATCCTTGATCTTTTAAGAAGAGTCAGTTTGGGTATCATATCTGGAGCTTACTCGTCACGGAAGTCAAGCCAAAGCCTTTTTGCATTGACAATTACACTGGTACAGTTCATGTATCTGTTTACTCTTAAACCATACATCAGTAGTGGAGTCCAAGTGGTGGAAAGTGTTTCTCTCTTGTGTGAGGTAGGCATCTTTGGTCTATGTGTCAGTATCAAAAGCTCAAACCCAGTTGAAgcaaaaaaattgggttttgtaATGCTGTCTCTCCTTTTCTTTACCTTTGTTGTTCAAATTATCAATGAGTGGTATGGTATGATCAAATCAATATTAAGACTCTCACAGCCTCATAAGAACTCTTTCAAGCTTGGATTGAAGTTTGTTGCAAAAGGCCTTGTTCTTCCTTTCCTTCCAAGGCAACATTGGTCAAAAGTCATAGCTGCAACCTCCCAACCAACAACAGGCCTAACTCCAGTGATTCCCATAAGCCCAGAAACAGAATTTGAAAGAAGAGATACAAGAACACCATCAGTTCACTCGGTTACATCCATGACTGCAATGGTAGTCCCTGTGCTCAGTCCTGGGCTGTCAAGTCCTAATGTCATGCAAATGGAAGGTCCCGCAACTTCAGAAACCACCATCACCGGGCAGAGATCAGGGGAGAGAAAAAAACTAAAGGAAATCAAATATGAATCCAAGAGTGAGATGAAGAAGTTAAGGGAATTAGCAAAGGCTAGTTTCTCAGGGGATTATAGGGGTGGGGAAGCTAGTACCAGCTATGCTAAGGCTGCAATCCAGCACCGGTGA
- the LOC126714616 gene encoding uncharacterized protein LOC126714616 isoform X1, translating into MGLLKFLQLFACILVMVVAVLNSAESTVVIRFRSAPPPQSRLPTAIFRYSVERLDGSNACKNNACSIYCEIDGQFLRPCLADNLVLKNLTVNREHKFLLNVTTRDGETNSSAYSWFIDTIPPTATIHSEQNYTNAEKIYIDVTFSEACTGQGGFKCVNSSNCDVIINGPAQVHAPSLRIMEHGIKYRLNIIFSLRSMYGRIVITMADNFCTDQAGNHFTRSNGSTIIIHFDRRPVLVDLWTSVPSYELVINGVPRTVLATNKMEDITIFLDFSIPIINSTEQILNALHVNSGSLIPIHGKIHGNRRFVFELKKISRTEIISVELQAGSIIGRTGTPVSSVASITFLYDSTDPGVVLSTSSPNITKESNINVIVEFMKPVFGFEASMVKVIGGTITRFKELSRALYSLTVLAEAQNMLSVNIPAGKVNDIAGNPNLASNQLEVKKYCADSTPPISIALHSFVTAGTVATALAAAIISLSTANLGAIGAVGSGSTTIFSPDPSMNLHGMIGHLQVFVLSDWLLVNQSIEYSETMKGLQWLIPHQKLPWNRNSPSIWLNHVNLAGKKLARNLSVLATGWSSHKITNQKIDLNLTDSFYMHHEQPFPIEIDPMSVWLHGQHNISMKDTPYGLPLNSSEYFTYFLRGEPISASNIVKRMKNYKGWQDMEMNLFWLGVGGGSLLTIHVLKLIFLRWRTGIPGHGILSVPRFELFLLILMLPCISQSSAFIIRGGTTRGIIIGALLLAIPAAFILSVCLFLVFAIFSGSFFQYKEVKHRDIEEPWCTKLWFFFTGRPTTGRWFYREGLSSSFLLHLGILFESWKGPPLFVFVNQNDPNTILRWTESGNRGIGRMRAISSDDSNEETKSSLSERLLGCAKSSYIILDLLRRVSLGIISGAYSSRKSSQSLFALTITLVQFMYLFTLKPYISSGVQVVESVSLLCEVGIFGLCVSIKSSNPVEAKKLGFVMLSLLFFTFVVQIINEWYGMIKSILRLSQPHKNSFKLGLKFVAKGLVLPFLPRQHWSKVIAATSQPTTGLTPVIPISPETEFERRDTRTPSVHSVTSMTAMVVPVLSPGLSSPNVMQMEGPATSETTITGQRSGERKKLKEIKYESKSEMKKLRELAKASFSGDYRGGEASTSYAKAAIQHR; encoded by the exons ATGGGGCTGCTGAAGTTTCTTCAACTGTTTGCCTGCATTTTAGTTATGGTGGTTGCAGTATTAAACTCAGCTGAGTCAACAGTTGTCATTCGTTTTAGAAGTGCACCCCCACCTCAGTCAAGGTTACCTACTGCCATTTTTAGGTACTCAGTTGAGAGGCTGGATGGTTCCAATGCATGTAAAAACAATGCTTGTTCCATTTACTGTGAG ATTGATGGACAATTTCTGAGACCTTGTCTGGCTGATAATTTAGTATTGAAAAACTTAACTGTAAACCGTGAACACAAATTTCTTCTCAATGTCACAACCCGGGATGGAGAGACAAACTCATCAGCTTATTCATGGTTCATCG ATACAATACCACCAACTGCAACAATTCATAGCGAACAGAATTATACCAATGCTGAAAAGATATACATTGATGTTACATTTAGTGAAGCTTGCACTGGACAGGGTGGCTTCAAGTGTGTGAACTCATCTAACTGTGAT GTCATAATAAATGGTCCTGCCCAAGTACACGCGCCTTCACTACGCATTATGGAACATGGAATCAAGTACAGACTCAATATTATTTTCTCCTTAAGGAGTATGTATGGGCGCATTGTGATCACAATGGCGGATAATTTTTGTACTGATCAGGCAGGAAACCATTTCACACGATCAAATGGTTCTACTATAATCATTCACTTTG ATAGAAGACCAGTGCTGGTGGATTTATGGACATCTGTTCCATCTTATGAGTTGGTGATTAATGGGGTTCCAAGAACTGTGCTTGCCACTAACAAAATGGAGGACATTACAATTTTCCTTGATTTCAGTATTCCCATTATAAATTCAACAGAACAGATTCTAAATGCATTACATGTGAACTCTGGTAGCTTGATACCTATTCATGGTAAAATTCATGGGAACCGTCGATTTGTTTTTGAA ctcAAGAAAATATCAAGAACTGAAATTATCTCAGTTGAACTACAAGCCGGTTCAATAATTGGTAGGACAGGCACTCCTGTCTCATCTGTTGCCTCAATTACATTCCTTTATG ATTCCACAGACCCTGGTGTAGTGTTAAGTACAAGCTCACCAAACATAACAAAGGAGTCCAACATCAATGTGATAGTTGAGTTTATGAAGCCAGTTTTTGGCTTTGAGGCCTCTATGGTAAAAGTGATCGGGGGCACAATAACAAG GTTTAAGGAGCTTTCAAGAGCTCTATACTCATTGACTGTCCTAGCAGAAGCTCAGAACATGTTGTCAGTTAACATTCCTGCAGGGAAAGTAAATGATATTGCAGGAAATCCAAATTTGGCATCAAACCAACTTgaagtgaaaaaat ATTGTGCAGACTCAACTCCTCCAATATCCATTGCACTACACTCATTTGTGACTGCGGGAACAGTAGCAACAGCACTAGCAGCTGCCATTATTTCACTTTCCACTGCAAATCTAGGAGCAATAGGTGCTGTTGGTTCTGGGAGTACTACTATTTTCTCTCCAGATCCATCAATGAATTTACAT GGAATGATTGGACATCTACAGGTGTTTGTCCTTTCAGACTGGCTCTTAGTTAACCAATCAATTGAATATTCAGAAACAATGAAAGGTCTTCAGTGGCTCATACCTCATCAAAAACTTCCATGGAATAGGAATAGCCCTTCAATCTGGCTGAACCATGTCAATTTGGCTGGAAAGAAGCTTGCACGGAATTTGAGTGTCTTGGCTACAGGATGGTCTTCTCACAAAATAACAAACCAGAAAATTGACTTAAATTTAACCGACTCCTTTTATATGCATCATGAACAACCATTCCCAATTGAAATTGACCCCATGTCCGTCTGGCTCCATGGACAGCACAACATAAGCATGAAAGATACTCCTTATGGGCTACCTCTCAATTCCAGTGAATATTTCACCTATTTCTTG AGAGGAGAACCAATTTCTGCTAGCAACATTGTCAAGAGAATGAAGAATTATAAAGG GTGGCAAGATATGGAAATGAACTTATTCTGGCTTGGTGTGGGAGGAGGTAGTTTACTTACTATTCATGTTCTGAAATTAATTTTCCTAAGATGGAGGACAGGAATACCAGGTCATGGGATACTTTCAGTACCCAGGTTTGAGCTCTTTCTTCTAATTCTGATGCTACCTTGTATCTCTCAGTCTTCAGCATTTATCATAAGAG GTGGTACAACGAGGGGGATCATCATTGGGGCTTTGTTGCTAGCTATCCCTGCAGCCTTTATTTTATCAGTGTGCCTTTTTCTCGTATTCGCAATCTTTTCTGGCAGTTTTTTTCAGTACAAGGAAGTCAAGCATAGAGATATAGAAGAACCTTGGTGTACAAAGCTGTGGTTCTTCTTTACAGGTAGACCTACAACTGGAAGGTGGTTTTATAGGGAAGGGCTGTCTTCATCTTTCCTCCTGCACCTTGGAATTCTCTTTGAGAGTTGGAAGGGTCCTCCATTGTTTGTCTTTGTTAATCAGAATGACCCAAACACCATACTCAGGTGGACTGAGAGTGGCAACAGAGGGATTGGAAGAATGCGAGCTATCAGCTCAGACGACAGCAATGAAGAAACTAAAAGTTCCCTATCAGAGAGGCTCTTAGGTTGTGCTAAATCCTCCTATATTATCCTTGATCTTTTAAGAAGAGTCAGTTTGGGTATCATATCTGGAGCTTACTCGTCACGGAAGTCAAGCCAAAGCCTTTTTGCATTGACAATTACACTGGTACAGTTCATGTATCTGTTTACTCTTAAACCATACATCAGTAGTGGAGTCCAAGTGGTGGAAAGTGTTTCTCTCTTGTGTGAGGTAGGCATCTTTGGTCTATGTGTCAGTATCAAAAGCTCAAACCCAGTTGAAgcaaaaaaattgggttttgtaATGCTGTCTCTCCTTTTCTTTACCTTTGTTGTTCAAATTATCAATGAGTGGTATGGTATGATCAAATCAATATTAAGACTCTCACAGCCTCATAAGAACTCTTTCAAGCTTGGATTGAAGTTTGTTGCAAAAGGCCTTGTTCTTCCTTTCCTTCCAAGGCAACATTGGTCAAAAGTCATAGCTGCAACCTCCCAACCAACAACAGGCCTAACTCCAGTGATTCCCATAAGCCCAGAAACAGAATTTGAAAGAAGAGATACAAGAACACCATCAGTTCACTCGGTTACATCCATGACTGCAATGGTAGTCCCTGTGCTCAGTCCTGGGCTGTCAAGTCCTAATGTCATGCAAATGGAAGGTCCCGCAACTTCAGAAACCACCATCACCGGGCAGAGATCAGGGGAGAGAAAAAAACTAAAGGAAATCAAATATGAATCCAAGAGTGAGATGAAGAAGTTAAGGGAATTAGCAAAGGCTAGTTTCTCAGGGGATTATAGGGGTGGGGAAGCTAGTACCAGCTATGCTAAGGCTGCAATCCAGCACCGGTGA
- the LOC126714616 gene encoding uncharacterized protein LOC126714616 isoform X3 — protein MGLLKFLQLFACILVMVVAVLNSAESTVVIRFRSAPPPQSRLPTAIFRYSVERLDGSNACKNNACSIYCEIDGQFLRPCLADNLVLKNLTVNREHKFLLNVTTRDGETNSSAYSWFIDTIPPTATIHSEQNYTNAEKIYIDVTFSEACTGQGGFKCVNSSNCDVIINGPAQVHAPSLRIMEHGIKYRLNIIFSLRSMYGRIVITMADNFCTDQAGNHFTRSNGSTIIIHFDRRPVLVDLWTSVPSYELVINGVPRTVLATNKMEDITIFLDFSIPIINSTEQILNALHVNSGSLIPIHGKIHGNRRFVFELKKISRTEIISVELQAGSIIGRTGTPVSSVASITFLYDSTDPGVVLSTSSPNITKESNINVIVEFMKPVFGFEASMVKVIGGTITRFKELSRALYSLTVLAEAQNMLSVNIPAGKVNDIAGNPNLASNQLEVKKYCADSTPPISIALHSFVTAGTVATALAAAIISLSTANLGAIGAVGSGSTTIFSPDPSMNLHGMIGHLQVFVLSDWLLVNQSIEYSETMKGLQWLIPHQKLPWNRNSPSIWLNHVNLAGKKLARNLSVLATGWSSHKITNQKIDLNLTDSFYMHHEQPFPIEIDPMSVWLHGQHNISMKDTPYGLPLNSSEYFTYFLRGEPISASNIVKRMKNYKGWQDMEMNLFWLGVGGGSLLTIHVLKLIFLRWRTGIPGHGILSVPRHVIN, from the exons ATGGGGCTGCTGAAGTTTCTTCAACTGTTTGCCTGCATTTTAGTTATGGTGGTTGCAGTATTAAACTCAGCTGAGTCAACAGTTGTCATTCGTTTTAGAAGTGCACCCCCACCTCAGTCAAGGTTACCTACTGCCATTTTTAGGTACTCAGTTGAGAGGCTGGATGGTTCCAATGCATGTAAAAACAATGCTTGTTCCATTTACTGTGAG ATTGATGGACAATTTCTGAGACCTTGTCTGGCTGATAATTTAGTATTGAAAAACTTAACTGTAAACCGTGAACACAAATTTCTTCTCAATGTCACAACCCGGGATGGAGAGACAAACTCATCAGCTTATTCATGGTTCATCG ATACAATACCACCAACTGCAACAATTCATAGCGAACAGAATTATACCAATGCTGAAAAGATATACATTGATGTTACATTTAGTGAAGCTTGCACTGGACAGGGTGGCTTCAAGTGTGTGAACTCATCTAACTGTGAT GTCATAATAAATGGTCCTGCCCAAGTACACGCGCCTTCACTACGCATTATGGAACATGGAATCAAGTACAGACTCAATATTATTTTCTCCTTAAGGAGTATGTATGGGCGCATTGTGATCACAATGGCGGATAATTTTTGTACTGATCAGGCAGGAAACCATTTCACACGATCAAATGGTTCTACTATAATCATTCACTTTG ATAGAAGACCAGTGCTGGTGGATTTATGGACATCTGTTCCATCTTATGAGTTGGTGATTAATGGGGTTCCAAGAACTGTGCTTGCCACTAACAAAATGGAGGACATTACAATTTTCCTTGATTTCAGTATTCCCATTATAAATTCAACAGAACAGATTCTAAATGCATTACATGTGAACTCTGGTAGCTTGATACCTATTCATGGTAAAATTCATGGGAACCGTCGATTTGTTTTTGAA ctcAAGAAAATATCAAGAACTGAAATTATCTCAGTTGAACTACAAGCCGGTTCAATAATTGGTAGGACAGGCACTCCTGTCTCATCTGTTGCCTCAATTACATTCCTTTATG ATTCCACAGACCCTGGTGTAGTGTTAAGTACAAGCTCACCAAACATAACAAAGGAGTCCAACATCAATGTGATAGTTGAGTTTATGAAGCCAGTTTTTGGCTTTGAGGCCTCTATGGTAAAAGTGATCGGGGGCACAATAACAAG GTTTAAGGAGCTTTCAAGAGCTCTATACTCATTGACTGTCCTAGCAGAAGCTCAGAACATGTTGTCAGTTAACATTCCTGCAGGGAAAGTAAATGATATTGCAGGAAATCCAAATTTGGCATCAAACCAACTTgaagtgaaaaaat ATTGTGCAGACTCAACTCCTCCAATATCCATTGCACTACACTCATTTGTGACTGCGGGAACAGTAGCAACAGCACTAGCAGCTGCCATTATTTCACTTTCCACTGCAAATCTAGGAGCAATAGGTGCTGTTGGTTCTGGGAGTACTACTATTTTCTCTCCAGATCCATCAATGAATTTACAT GGAATGATTGGACATCTACAGGTGTTTGTCCTTTCAGACTGGCTCTTAGTTAACCAATCAATTGAATATTCAGAAACAATGAAAGGTCTTCAGTGGCTCATACCTCATCAAAAACTTCCATGGAATAGGAATAGCCCTTCAATCTGGCTGAACCATGTCAATTTGGCTGGAAAGAAGCTTGCACGGAATTTGAGTGTCTTGGCTACAGGATGGTCTTCTCACAAAATAACAAACCAGAAAATTGACTTAAATTTAACCGACTCCTTTTATATGCATCATGAACAACCATTCCCAATTGAAATTGACCCCATGTCCGTCTGGCTCCATGGACAGCACAACATAAGCATGAAAGATACTCCTTATGGGCTACCTCTCAATTCCAGTGAATATTTCACCTATTTCTTG AGAGGAGAACCAATTTCTGCTAGCAACATTGTCAAGAGAATGAAGAATTATAAAGG GTGGCAAGATATGGAAATGAACTTATTCTGGCTTGGTGTGGGAGGAGGTAGTTTACTTACTATTCATGTTCTGAAATTAATTTTCCTAAGATGGAGGACAGGAATACCAGGTCATGGGATACTTTCAGTACCCAG GCATGTGATCAACTGA